In one window of Mercurialis annua linkage group LG4, ddMerAnnu1.2, whole genome shotgun sequence DNA:
- the LOC126679494 gene encoding zinc finger CCCH domain-containing protein 1, with the protein MADSDQSQAEPVCNFFRKPSKNKNIRKRTIKDDEDDDDDDSNNETSLLNTHRKTPKPDDKLYFSTGPSKTSRIAAESNAESDRPIFQFESSKEIQVQHDSRATATLETETDFSRDARAVRERALKQADEALKGKKSTSGDAKLYKGIHGYTDHKAGFRREQTISSEKAGGAHGPLRASAHIRVSARFDYQPDICKDYKETGYCGYGDSCKFMHDRGDYKPGWQLEKEWEEAEKMRKRNLALKEMEGDADDNIEEEVDDGDDDELPFACFICRQPFVDPVMTKCKHYFCEHCALKHHAKNKKCFVCNQPTLGIFNTAHEIRKKIAEARKQ; encoded by the exons ATGGCGGATTCTGATCAATCTCAAGCAGAACCAG TTTGCAACTTTTTTAGAAAGCCTTCTAAGAACAAGAACATTAGGAAAAGAACCATTAAAGACGACGAAgacgatgatgatgatgattcaAACAATGAAACTTCATTGTTAAATACTCATAGAAAAACCCCTAAGCCTGATGATAAGCTATACTTTTCGACCGGACCTTCTAAGACTTCTAGGATAGCTGCTGAATCCAATGCGGAATCTGATAGACCAATCTTTCAATTCGAGTCATCAAAGGAAATCCAAGTTCAGCACGACAGTAGAGCTACTGCGACTTTAGAAACCGAGACTGATTTTTCAAGGGATGCTCGAGCTGTTCGCGAGAGGGCTTTAAAGCAGGCAGATGAGGCTCTGAAAGGTAAAAAATCGACTTCTGGGGATGCAAAGTTGTATAAGGGAATCCATGGATATACGGATCATAAGGCGGGTTTTCGAAGAGAGCAAACTATTTCTAGCGAAAAAGCTGGTGGGGCACATGGACCTCTTAGGGCATCCGCACATATTAGGGTGTCGGCTAGGTTTGATTATCAGCCGGATATATGTAAGGATTACAAAGAAACCGGTTATTGTGGGTATGGAGATTCGTGCAAGTTTATGCATGATCGGGGAGATTATAAGCCTGGTTGGCAGCTTGAGAAGGAGTGGGAAGAAGCAGAAAAGATGAGGAAGAGAAATTTGGCTTTGAAAGAGATGGAGGGGGACGCAGACGATAACATTGAGGAAGAAGTTGATGACGGAGATGATGATGAATTACCATTTGCTTGTTTCATTTGTAGGCAACCTTTTGTTGATCCGGTTATGACCAAGTGTAAACACTACTTCTGCGAGCACTGTGCTTTGAAG CACCATGCGAAGAACAAGAAATGTTTTGTATGCAACCAACCCACACTTGGAATTTTCAATACAGCTCACGAGATACGCAAAAAGATTGCTGAAGCTCGTAAACAGTAG